The following coding sequences lie in one beta proteobacterium CB genomic window:
- a CDS encoding 2OG-Fe(II) oxygenase → MQNQLFDCQDAAEPIVILAKDGRAEYINHFYDAEVSDSLFTNVLGSLTWESDQIFMFGRLVTTARKVAWVGDPDCLYTYSGVQKIPQVWTKELLQMKHKLEQLTGHTYNSCLLNLYHTGDEGMGWHSDNEKELDSTTPIASVSLGARRKFAFRHKQDKTTSSIFLEHGSLLIMHPPIQEHWHHSLLKTKTITSPRINLTFRKILS, encoded by the coding sequence ATGCAAAACCAGTTATTCGATTGCCAAGACGCCGCAGAACCTATAGTCATATTGGCAAAAGATGGGCGAGCTGAATATATCAATCATTTTTACGATGCAGAAGTCTCTGACAGCCTGTTTACAAATGTATTGGGCTCACTTACCTGGGAATCAGATCAAATCTTCATGTTTGGCAGATTGGTGACGACTGCAAGAAAAGTTGCCTGGGTGGGTGATCCCGATTGCCTCTACACATACTCTGGGGTTCAAAAAATACCCCAGGTCTGGACCAAAGAGTTATTACAAATGAAGCACAAGCTTGAACAATTAACTGGGCACACCTATAACTCTTGCTTACTTAACTTGTATCACACTGGTGATGAAGGCATGGGGTGGCATAGTGATAACGAGAAAGAGTTGGATAGCACGACCCCCATCGCATCAGTCAGCTTAGGTGCGAGACGTAAATTTGCATTTCGCCATAAGCAGGATAAAACCACAAGCTCAATATTTCTTGAGCATGGCAGCCTACTCATCATGCATCCACCCATTCAAGAACATTGGCATCACAGCCTTCTCAAGACAAAGACTATTACAAGCCCCAGAATTAATCTAACCTTTCGAAAAATACTTTCCTGA
- a CDS encoding FAD dependent oxidoreductase — MNTNRAIKKVAMIGAGIAGLSCAQELQSYGITVDIFEKSRGPSGRMSTRRSEEWSTDHGAQYFTARDPRFAQEVQRWIQASAAAVWNPRLRVYESKTWRESNSQEIRYVGTPNMNSPGKYLAKGLSIQYERTISQLERKDGKWNLKCLEIGEITASYDFVVLAIPAPQASALLKDLDTRASHITSSAQMKACWTMMAHLPNQTRADFDAAFINQEIISWICQNGSKPMRQGNMWTIHGNPAWSQDNVELSKEDAQDQMVKCLTSLGFNCHDAEISMHRWRYASGGLEDAIGFFTLPDIGLGLCGDWLNGGRVEGAWLSGHELALTLKQMSS, encoded by the coding sequence ATGAATACCAATAGAGCAATTAAGAAAGTGGCAATGATTGGCGCAGGGATAGCAGGCCTCTCTTGTGCGCAAGAGCTTCAGTCATACGGCATTACAGTAGATATCTTTGAGAAGAGTCGGGGACCTAGCGGGCGGATGAGTACCCGTCGAAGTGAAGAGTGGTCAACTGACCATGGCGCGCAATACTTTACCGCCAGAGATCCCCGTTTTGCACAGGAAGTGCAGCGTTGGATTCAGGCTAGTGCTGCTGCTGTCTGGAACCCTAGGCTTAGGGTGTATGAGTCCAAGACATGGCGTGAAAGTAACTCACAAGAAATCCGCTATGTGGGCACCCCCAATATGAACTCACCAGGGAAGTATCTTGCTAAGGGGCTATCAATTCAATATGAGAGAACCATCTCACAGCTAGAGCGAAAAGATGGCAAATGGAATCTAAAGTGCCTTGAGATTGGCGAGATTACAGCGTCATATGATTTTGTCGTTTTAGCCATACCAGCACCTCAAGCAAGCGCTTTGCTGAAAGACCTTGATACGCGAGCTAGCCATATCACCTCCTCAGCCCAAATGAAGGCTTGCTGGACCATGATGGCGCATCTTCCAAATCAAACAAGAGCAGATTTTGATGCCGCCTTTATCAATCAAGAAATCATTAGCTGGATTTGTCAAAATGGATCAAAGCCAATGCGCCAGGGCAATATGTGGACCATCCATGGAAATCCAGCGTGGAGCCAAGACAATGTTGAATTAAGCAAAGAGGATGCTCAAGACCAGATGGTGAAATGCCTGACAAGTCTTGGGTTTAACTGCCACGATGCCGAAATCAGCATGCACCGCTGGCGGTACGCAAGTGGCGGACTAGAAGATGCAATCGGGTTTTTTACACTGCCAGATATTGGCCTAGGACTTTGTGGGGACTGGCTCAATGGTGGCAGAGTCGAAGGTGCCTGGTTAAGCGGCCATGAGCTGGCTTTAACACTAAAACAAATGTCGAGCTAA
- a CDS encoding molybdopterin biosynthesis protein MoaE, giving the protein MQHDFIRIQEQDFDLTSEVKALRKDDPRVGAVVTFVGTVRDMNDGSQVKGMTLEHYPGMTEKSLEVIIKQARSRWDLYKTLVIHRVGPLLPEDQIVLVAVTSAHRGEAFAACEFIMDYLKTAAPFWKKEDTPEGSKWVDARVTDDAAMARWN; this is encoded by the coding sequence ATGCAGCACGATTTCATTCGTATTCAAGAGCAAGACTTTGATCTCACGAGTGAAGTGAAGGCGCTTCGTAAGGATGATCCCCGTGTGGGTGCGGTGGTGACTTTTGTGGGCACCGTCCGGGATATGAATGACGGCAGTCAGGTTAAGGGTATGACGCTAGAGCACTATCCTGGCATGACAGAAAAATCCCTAGAGGTAATCATCAAGCAAGCTAGGAGCCGCTGGGATCTTTATAAGACCTTAGTCATCCATCGAGTAGGACCGCTTCTGCCTGAAGATCAAATTGTCCTTGTAGCAGTTACTAGCGCCCACCGAGGTGAAGCATTTGCTGCTTGTGAGTTCATCATGGACTACTTAAAAACAGCAGCGCCCTTTTGGAAGAAGGAAGATACTCCAGAGGGTAGTAAGTGGGTGGATGCTCGCGTGACTGATGATGCTGCAATGGCGCGCTGGAATTAA
- a CDS encoding molybdopterin converting factor, subunit 1 translates to MRFFASLRESLGLSSESITAPAEVKTIADLRSYLAQRGNPWAEVLASSRVIRCALNQEMVSDATPLVEGAEVAFFPPVTGG, encoded by the coding sequence TTGCGATTCTTCGCCTCTTTAAGAGAAAGTCTTGGGCTTTCCAGTGAGAGCATTACTGCGCCAGCAGAAGTGAAAACCATTGCAGATTTAAGAAGCTACCTTGCCCAACGAGGAAATCCTTGGGCTGAGGTATTGGCAAGCAGTAGGGTGATTCGTTGCGCCTTAAATCAAGAGATGGTGAGCGACGCTACTCCGCTGGTAGAGGGTGCTGAAGTGGCTTTCTTTCCTCCGGTTACGGGCGGTTAA
- a CDS encoding molybdenum cofactor synthesis domain-containing protein, with protein MTKPPMLTAQQALDHLLSNAKAVGESETVAMQAALGRVLAENVNSLVDVPPLDNTSMDGYAVRTADTQVSGSTLKIAQRIPAGSMGTQLEPGTAARIFTGAPVPPGADAVVMQEDCAVPEDSTDQVQVNIAPTSGQWIRRRGEDLTAGKTALTAGTFLRPQELGVAASAGLTHLNVKRKVRVAAFFTGDELSLPGEPLKPGGIYNSNRDTLLACIKSLGCDATDFGIVPDSLEATRETLRKASKDHDLIITSGGVSVGEEDHIKPAVTAEGRLDLWQIAIKPGKPLAFGAVRKSSENQDGETWFIGLPGNPVSSFVTFLLFVRPFILRLQGRDTGMPQSYPMRADFDWLKGDRRNEFLRVKINSQGGLDLFPNQSSGVLTSASWGDGLVDCPPGQVFQSGDIVKYIPFSALLS; from the coding sequence ATGACTAAGCCTCCGATGTTGACTGCTCAGCAGGCTTTAGATCACCTGCTGTCAAATGCAAAAGCTGTAGGTGAGAGTGAAACGGTTGCCATGCAGGCTGCTCTCGGCCGTGTGCTTGCGGAAAACGTTAATAGCTTAGTAGATGTGCCTCCACTCGATAACACCTCCATGGATGGTTATGCAGTGCGCACAGCTGATACCCAAGTCTCTGGAAGCACGCTCAAGATTGCACAACGTATTCCAGCGGGATCTATGGGCACTCAATTGGAGCCCGGCACTGCCGCCAGAATCTTTACCGGTGCCCCAGTTCCTCCGGGTGCTGATGCGGTTGTCATGCAAGAGGATTGCGCTGTTCCAGAGGACTCAACCGATCAAGTGCAGGTCAATATTGCCCCAACATCAGGTCAATGGATTCGTCGAAGAGGTGAAGACCTGACTGCAGGCAAAACAGCCCTTACTGCAGGTACTTTTCTGCGGCCACAGGAATTAGGTGTTGCAGCTTCTGCTGGCCTCACTCACTTAAACGTAAAGCGCAAGGTGAGAGTTGCTGCATTTTTCACTGGTGACGAACTGTCTCTGCCAGGCGAGCCGCTCAAACCAGGCGGCATCTACAACTCCAATCGCGACACCTTATTAGCATGTATTAAATCTTTAGGATGTGACGCTACAGACTTTGGAATCGTTCCCGATAGTCTTGAGGCCACTAGAGAAACGCTTCGCAAGGCCAGTAAAGATCATGATCTGATCATTACTTCTGGTGGCGTATCTGTTGGCGAAGAGGATCACATCAAGCCAGCAGTCACTGCTGAAGGTAGATTAGATCTCTGGCAGATTGCCATTAAACCTGGTAAGCCTTTGGCTTTTGGTGCCGTGCGCAAGTCAAGTGAGAACCAGGATGGGGAAACTTGGTTTATTGGACTCCCCGGAAATCCAGTTTCTAGTTTTGTGACATTTCTCCTATTTGTTCGTCCATTTATTCTGAGGTTACAAGGGCGAGATACAGGCATGCCACAGTCTTACCCAATGCGAGCTGACTTTGATTGGCTCAAGGGCGATCGTCGCAATGAGTTTCTGCGCGTCAAGATTAATTCGCAGGGTGGATTGGATCTATTCCCCAACCAAAGCTCCGGTGTGCTTACAAGCGCTTCTTGGGGTGATGGCTTAGTGGATTGTCCGCCGGGCCAAGTATTTCAGTCTGGCGATATAGTGAAGTACATTCCATTTAGTGCGCTCCTCTCCTAA
- a CDS encoding threonine synthase, with the protein MRYQSTRGNSPQQSFLEILLGGLAPDGGLYLPTEYPQVTKAQLDSWRGLSYADLAFEVLSLYCDDIPEADLRALLRKTYTEQVYCNGRAEDNAKDITPLHWLGEEQGTRIGLLSLSNGPTLAFKDMAMQLLGNLFEYALKKKGQKLNILGATSGDTGSAAEYAMRGKEGVKVFMLSPRGKMSAFQSAQMYSLQDPNIFNLAVAGVFDDCQDIVKAVSNDHSFKANHQIGTVNSINWGRVVAQVVYYFQGYLLATKSSSEKVSFTVPSGNFGNICAGHIARMMGLPIAHLIAATNENDVLDEFFRTGVYRARKSAETLHTSSPSMDISKASNFERFVFDLMGKDGKVTAGMFKQVDEAGGFDISKDAVFKDIAKYGFQSGRSNHQNRLDTIRNVDSQYGVMIDTHTADGVKVAREHLEAGIPMIVLETALPIKFEETIEVALGRPAECPAAFKDIKSKPQRVENIDADVNQVKNFITAHVN; encoded by the coding sequence ATGCGTTACCAGTCAACTCGGGGCAATAGCCCACAGCAATCCTTTCTAGAAATCTTGCTTGGCGGATTGGCGCCAGATGGTGGCTTATACCTGCCAACGGAGTATCCGCAGGTAACTAAAGCGCAGCTGGATTCATGGCGCGGCTTGTCTTATGCCGATCTCGCTTTTGAAGTGTTGAGTTTGTATTGCGACGATATACCTGAGGCAGATTTACGTGCCCTGTTGCGCAAGACGTATACAGAGCAAGTTTATTGCAATGGCCGCGCTGAAGATAATGCTAAAGACATCACGCCATTGCATTGGTTGGGTGAGGAGCAGGGCACACGTATTGGTTTGCTCAGTTTGTCCAATGGGCCTACTTTGGCATTCAAAGATATGGCGATGCAGTTGCTTGGCAATCTCTTTGAATACGCTTTAAAGAAAAAGGGTCAGAAGCTCAACATCTTGGGCGCGACTTCTGGTGATACTGGTAGTGCTGCCGAATATGCCATGCGTGGCAAAGAAGGTGTGAAGGTATTTATGCTTTCACCACGTGGCAAGATGAGCGCTTTCCAATCTGCACAAATGTATTCCTTGCAAGATCCTAATATTTTTAACTTGGCGGTTGCTGGCGTTTTTGATGACTGCCAAGATATTGTCAAAGCGGTAAGTAATGACCACAGTTTTAAAGCGAATCACCAAATTGGTACTGTGAACTCGATTAACTGGGGCCGCGTGGTTGCCCAGGTGGTTTACTACTTCCAAGGATATTTGCTGGCTACTAAATCAAGCTCTGAAAAAGTTTCGTTCACTGTGCCTTCTGGCAACTTTGGCAATATCTGTGCTGGTCACATTGCGCGCATGATGGGTTTGCCAATTGCGCATTTGATTGCTGCCACGAATGAGAATGATGTTCTCGATGAGTTTTTCCGTACAGGTGTTTACCGTGCGCGCAAGTCTGCTGAAACTTTGCATACTTCTAGCCCGTCTATGGACATTTCGAAGGCAAGTAACTTTGAGCGCTTTGTATTTGATCTTATGGGTAAGGACGGCAAGGTAACCGCTGGCATGTTCAAGCAGGTAGACGAAGCGGGTGGCTTTGATATTTCTAAAGACGCTGTCTTTAAAGATATTGCGAAGTATGGATTTCAATCCGGTCGCAGCAATCATCAAAACCGCTTAGATACGATTCGCAATGTCGATTCACAGTATGGTGTGATGATTGATACGCATACAGCAGATGGTGTGAAGGTGGCGCGTGAGCACTTAGAAGCAGGCATTCCAATGATTGTTTTGGAAACTGCTTTACCCATTAAGTTCGAAGAAACAATTGAGGTGGCGTTGGGACGCCCTGCAGAGTGCCCAGCAGCATTTAAGGATATCAAGTCAAAGCCACAGCGCGTTGAAAATATCGATGCTGATGTCAATCAAGTTAAAAACTTCATCACTGCCCACGTTAATTAA
- a CDS encoding Homoserine dehydrogenase, whose protein sequence is MKPIQVGLLGIGTVGGGVFTVLERNQDEITRRAGRGIRINTVADLNVERAKELVKDHAQVVSDARAVINNPEIDIVVELIGGYGIAKDLVLEAIAAGKHVVTANKALIAVHGNEIFKAAHEKGVMVAFEAAVAGGIPIIKALREGLTANRIEWIAGIINGTTNFILSEMRDKGLDFATVLKEAQRLGYAEADPTFDIEGVDAAHKATIMSAIAFGIPMQFEKAHVEGITKLDAIDIKYAEQLGYRIKLLGIAKKTATGVELRVHPTLIPTKRLIANVEGAMNAVQVFGDAVGTTLYYGKGAGSEPTASAVIADLVDITRLLGASPENRVPYLAFQPDAVRDIAVLPMGEITTSYYLRLRVADQAGVLADITKILASHNISIDALLQKEADEGESQTDLVALTHETKEKHMLAAIQEIQNLKTVAGEVVKIRLENLS, encoded by the coding sequence ATGAAACCGATTCAAGTTGGTCTATTAGGTATTGGCACTGTAGGTGGTGGTGTATTTACTGTTCTCGAGCGAAACCAGGATGAGATTACTCGTCGTGCTGGTCGTGGCATTCGTATTAATACTGTTGCCGACCTCAATGTAGAGCGTGCTAAAGAGTTGGTAAAGGATCATGCCCAAGTAGTGAGCGATGCCCGTGCTGTTATTAACAACCCTGAAATCGATATTGTTGTTGAGTTGATCGGCGGTTACGGTATTGCCAAAGACTTAGTGCTCGAAGCAATCGCCGCTGGCAAACATGTGGTCACAGCCAATAAGGCTTTGATCGCCGTACATGGCAATGAGATTTTTAAGGCTGCCCATGAAAAGGGCGTGATGGTCGCGTTTGAAGCGGCTGTTGCTGGTGGTATTCCAATTATCAAAGCACTTCGCGAAGGTTTGACTGCAAACCGCATCGAGTGGATCGCTGGCATCATCAATGGCACAACGAATTTCATTCTTTCTGAGATGCGCGATAAAGGTTTGGACTTTGCGACCGTCTTGAAAGAAGCGCAACGTTTAGGTTACGCAGAAGCAGATCCTACGTTTGATATTGAAGGTGTAGATGCTGCTCATAAAGCAACCATCATGAGTGCGATTGCATTTGGTATTCCAATGCAATTTGAAAAAGCCCATGTTGAAGGCATCACCAAGCTTGATGCCATCGATATTAAGTATGCTGAGCAGTTAGGCTATCGCATCAAGCTGCTCGGTATCGCCAAGAAGACAGCTACTGGTGTTGAGTTGCGTGTGCACCCAACCTTGATCCCGACTAAGCGTTTAATTGCAAACGTTGAAGGCGCCATGAATGCAGTTCAAGTGTTTGGTGATGCAGTAGGCACTACGCTCTACTACGGTAAAGGTGCAGGCTCAGAGCCAACCGCCTCTGCTGTGATTGCTGACTTGGTTGATATCACGCGCTTATTGGGTGCAAGCCCCGAGAATCGCGTTCCTTATTTAGCATTCCAGCCTGATGCAGTCCGCGATATCGCCGTACTGCCAATGGGTGAAATCACCACCAGTTATTACTTGCGTTTGCGTGTAGCAGATCAGGCCGGTGTGTTAGCCGACATCACCAAGATTTTGGCGTCCCATAATATTTCCATTGACGCACTCTTGCAAAAAGAAGCAGACGAAGGTGAAAGCCAAACTGATTTGGTTGCACTGACTCACGAGACTAAAGAAAAGCACATGCTGGCAGCAATTCAGGAAATTCAGAATCTGAAAACTGTTGCCGGTGAAGTGGTGAAGATCCGTTTAGAAAATCTTTCCTAA
- a CDS encoding aminotransferase AlaT, with translation MEEEGHKIIKLNIGNVGVFGFDPPEEIQLDMIRNLGNASAYSDSKGIFAARKAIMQYCQEKGIQGVTLDDIYTGNGVSELIVLAMNALLNNGDEVLVPAPDYPLWTAAVSLSGGTPVHYLCDESKDWAPDLADLRKKITPRTKAIVVINPNNPTGAIYSKEVLTELTSIAREHGLILFADEIYDKMLYDKEKHISLASLSTDVVTITFNGLSKNYRSCGYRAGWMVVSGDKEMIRDYIEGLNMLSSMRLCANVPGQYAIQTALGGYQSINDLVNEGGRLAKQRDLAWKLITEIPGVTCVKPKSALYLFPKLDSEMYPIEDDQQFVADLLKEEKVLLVQGSGFNWGKPDHFRVVFLPHEDVLKEAISRLARFLERYRQKHSRKAANSTATKAS, from the coding sequence ATGGAGGAAGAGGGTCACAAAATTATCAAGCTAAACATCGGTAATGTGGGTGTTTTTGGCTTTGATCCTCCAGAAGAGATTCAGTTGGACATGATTCGTAATTTGGGTAATGCCTCAGCGTACTCCGATTCGAAGGGAATTTTTGCGGCTCGTAAGGCCATCATGCAGTATTGCCAAGAAAAAGGCATTCAGGGCGTTACCTTGGATGATATCTACACTGGTAATGGTGTTTCTGAGTTGATCGTATTGGCAATGAACGCATTGCTCAATAACGGTGATGAAGTCTTGGTGCCAGCACCAGACTACCCGTTATGGACAGCTGCCGTCAGCCTGTCTGGCGGTACTCCCGTCCATTACCTCTGTGACGAGTCTAAAGATTGGGCACCCGATTTAGCAGATTTGCGTAAAAAGATTACGCCTCGCACTAAAGCAATTGTGGTGATCAACCCCAATAATCCAACGGGCGCCATTTACTCCAAAGAGGTGCTTACAGAGTTAACATCCATCGCTCGTGAGCATGGATTGATCCTGTTTGCAGATGAGATTTATGACAAGATGTTGTACGACAAAGAGAAGCACATCTCCTTGGCATCCTTGTCCACTGATGTAGTCACTATCACCTTTAACGGTTTATCCAAAAACTACCGCTCTTGCGGCTACCGTGCTGGCTGGATGGTGGTTTCTGGGGATAAAGAGATGATTCGCGATTACATCGAAGGTCTCAATATGCTGTCCTCAATGCGCCTGTGTGCCAATGTGCCAGGCCAGTACGCTATTCAAACTGCTTTGGGCGGCTACCAAAGTATTAATGATTTGGTCAATGAGGGTGGTCGATTGGCCAAGCAACGCGATCTCGCTTGGAAACTCATTACTGAGATCCCTGGTGTAACTTGCGTTAAGCCAAAGTCCGCCTTGTACTTATTTCCAAAACTCGATTCCGAGATGTATCCGATCGAAGATGATCAGCAATTTGTAGCTGATCTTTTGAAAGAAGAAAAAGTGTTGTTGGTGCAAGGCTCCGGTTTTAACTGGGGCAAGCCAGACCACTTCCGTGTAGTGTTCTTACCTCATGAGGATGTGCTTAAAGAGGCTATTAGCCGTCTTGCGCGTTTTCTTGAACGTTATCGTCAAAAACATAGTCGTAAAGCGGCTAACTCAACAGCAACAAAGGCATCATGA
- a CDS encoding Glycosyl transferase family 39 → MQFGQIRQSSALNPVSILILVLIYALFWFGTLDYRHLIPSDEGRYAEIAREMLVTGDWVTPRYNGYKYFEKPPLQIWATATAFNFFGIGDWQARLWTALTGFLTIAFIGFTGARVYSARAGWLAAIALASSPMWVIGGHINSLDMGLSAFLVAALCSLLLAQTAHNSSETRKWMWACWTFMALATLSKGVIGVAIPGMVFIVYSITAWDWKIWKRLHIISGTILFLAITAPWFVLVAQRNPEFLEFFFIHEHLQRFTQTAHSRTGPIYYFIPLLLLGFLPWIAQTPGALTQAWRERNRQFSSGWLLTCWFAVIMGFFSVSQSKLPGYIIPVFPALAMIVGHRLDRNLGFSNSLGVPWKLQALFFAILGGVGFFFLGEVGKQARPDEIESYAQYTYWIIAALIALISLSLLAFMQSKRNGLSSITSFATGFFLCAIIAGTGHETLGRAVSGIDLVEKVKAGIPEKVNFYSVRILDHTVPFYLGRTMIMVESPDELEFGVKQEPQLWLPTFEAFIERWKEDHAAYALMVPEQFIELQKLNVPMEEVGRDSRRVIVKHPESPSSSAQ, encoded by the coding sequence ATGCAGTTTGGCCAAATTCGGCAGTCCAGCGCCCTCAACCCAGTGTCTATTTTGATTCTGGTCTTAATCTATGCCCTGTTCTGGTTCGGCACTCTCGATTACCGCCACCTCATTCCTTCTGACGAAGGACGTTATGCCGAGATTGCGCGGGAGATGCTCGTCACTGGAGATTGGGTTACCCCCCGCTACAACGGCTACAAGTATTTTGAAAAACCCCCATTACAAATTTGGGCTACTGCCACTGCCTTTAATTTTTTTGGTATCGGCGATTGGCAAGCGCGCTTGTGGACTGCACTGACTGGTTTTCTAACAATTGCATTTATTGGTTTTACTGGCGCACGCGTCTATAGCGCACGAGCAGGCTGGTTAGCGGCTATTGCTTTGGCATCTAGCCCGATGTGGGTGATTGGCGGGCATATCAACTCACTTGATATGGGATTGTCCGCATTTTTAGTTGCCGCACTCTGCAGTCTTCTGTTGGCACAAACCGCTCATAACTCTAGCGAAACCAGAAAATGGATGTGGGCCTGCTGGACCTTCATGGCATTGGCGACCTTATCTAAGGGTGTGATTGGGGTGGCTATCCCCGGAATGGTCTTCATTGTGTATTCCATTACAGCGTGGGACTGGAAAATCTGGAAGCGACTACACATTATCAGTGGCACGATTTTATTTTTAGCGATCACTGCACCTTGGTTTGTTCTGGTAGCGCAACGCAATCCAGAATTTCTAGAGTTCTTTTTTATTCATGAGCACCTGCAACGTTTTACGCAAACTGCCCACAGTAGAACGGGTCCAATTTATTACTTCATCCCACTGCTACTCCTTGGCTTTTTGCCATGGATTGCACAAACTCCTGGGGCCCTTACTCAGGCATGGCGAGAACGTAATCGCCAGTTCTCCAGCGGATGGTTACTGACCTGTTGGTTTGCCGTGATCATGGGTTTCTTTAGCGTCTCTCAATCGAAATTACCGGGCTACATCATCCCAGTCTTTCCGGCATTAGCAATGATTGTTGGTCATCGCCTAGACCGTAATCTCGGTTTTAGCAATTCACTGGGAGTGCCCTGGAAATTACAAGCCCTCTTCTTTGCAATCTTGGGTGGCGTTGGATTTTTCTTTTTAGGTGAGGTTGGCAAACAAGCTAGGCCGGATGAGATTGAATCCTATGCCCAATACACCTATTGGATTATTGCAGCACTCATTGCATTGATTTCACTCAGCCTCCTAGCATTCATGCAAAGCAAACGCAATGGCTTGAGCAGCATCACCAGTTTTGCTACCGGCTTTTTTCTGTGCGCAATCATTGCAGGCACGGGTCATGAAACTCTCGGTCGCGCAGTCTCAGGCATCGATTTAGTGGAGAAAGTTAAGGCGGGCATTCCAGAGAAGGTGAACTTCTATTCAGTAAGGATCCTGGATCACACAGTGCCTTTCTATTTAGGCAGAACCATGATCATGGTGGAATCTCCAGATGAACTGGAGTTTGGCGTGAAACAGGAGCCCCAATTGTGGCTTCCTACCTTTGAAGCTTTTATCGAGCGCTGGAAAGAAGATCACGCGGCTTATGCATTGATGGTTCCAGAGCAATTTATCGAGCTACAAAAATTAAACGTCCCCATGGAAGAAGTGGGAAGAGATTCACGGCGCGTCATTGTTAAGCACCCAGAATCACCAAGTAGCTCTGCACAATAA
- a CDS encoding DegT/DnrJ/EryC1/StrS aminotransferase yields the protein MSVIQNSLPFIPFTRPHFNQETIDAVAEVLRSGWVTSGPKLAEFEVALSEYFGGRPVRCFANGTATMKIALQVAGIGSGDEVITTPISWVATSNVILSVGATPVFVDIDPVTRNIDLNKLAAAITAKTRAIMPVYLAGLPVNMDQLYDLAKQYKLRVIEDAAQAFGSQWKGQKIGSIGDLVSFSFQANKNLSTVEGGCLVLNNVEEAKLAEKFRLQGLTRQGMDGMDVDVLGGKDNLTDVNAVIGIHQLKQLPAFQARRSALARQYFDAIHTEMKSADIANLKLELPVENFTDSNWHMFQVVLPLEQLHVDRAQVMTELKELGIGTGVHYPAITRFTLYQELGYKVEATPVAERIGRSILTLPLFPGMADEDIGRIANALVGILKKHRKN from the coding sequence ATGTCAGTTATACAAAACTCCTTGCCTTTTATTCCTTTTACGCGTCCACACTTCAATCAAGAAACGATTGATGCGGTTGCAGAAGTATTGCGCTCTGGATGGGTAACCTCAGGACCCAAACTAGCGGAGTTTGAAGTTGCCCTGAGCGAATACTTTGGCGGTCGTCCTGTACGCTGTTTTGCCAATGGCACTGCCACCATGAAAATCGCCCTACAGGTTGCCGGCATTGGCTCTGGCGATGAGGTGATTACCACCCCGATCTCCTGGGTAGCGACGTCTAATGTCATTCTAAGCGTGGGTGCAACACCTGTGTTTGTCGACATTGATCCCGTCACTCGCAACATTGATTTAAATAAGTTGGCCGCAGCCATTACAGCGAAGACGCGCGCCATCATGCCAGTCTATTTAGCCGGGCTACCAGTCAATATGGATCAACTCTATGACTTGGCCAAGCAGTACAAGCTGCGCGTGATTGAAGATGCAGCGCAAGCATTTGGATCACAGTGGAAAGGTCAAAAGATTGGCAGCATTGGCGATCTTGTGAGCTTTAGTTTTCAGGCAAATAAAAATTTGTCGACTGTTGAAGGCGGCTGCCTGGTACTCAACAATGTTGAGGAAGCGAAGCTCGCAGAGAAGTTTCGTCTTCAAGGTCTCACACGCCAAGGCATGGACGGCATGGATGTTGACGTGCTTGGTGGTAAGGATAATTTAACTGACGTCAACGCGGTCATCGGCATACATCAACTAAAACAGTTACCAGCATTTCAGGCGCGTAGAAGTGCGTTGGCCAGACAGTACTTCGATGCGATTCATACTGAAATGAAATCCGCCGACATAGCCAACCTCAAGCTAGAACTGCCAGTAGAAAACTTCACTGACAGCAACTGGCACATGTTCCAGGTCGTACTGCCTCTTGAGCAATTGCATGTGGATCGTGCACAGGTGATGACTGAACTCAAAGAGTTAGGCATTGGCACTGGTGTTCATTACCCCGCCATTACTAGATTTACGCTTTATCAAGAACTGGGCTACAAAGTTGAAGCTACTCCAGTGGCGGAGCGTATTGGTCGCTCCATTTTGACTCTTCCCCTCTTTCCAGGGATGGCGGATGAAGATATTGGCCGAATAGCCAATGCTTTAGTTGGAATTCTGAAGAAACACCGCAAAAACTAG